A genomic stretch from Malus domestica chromosome 15, GDT2T_hap1 includes:
- the LOC103400158 gene encoding NAC domain-containing protein JA2-like: protein MGDPKATSLLSLAPGCRFYPSEEQLLCYYLSSKNAAEAGKSGGYDLIRELDLYEHDPFELPESACYSYGHGGRKRHWFCYTVRVLKERRAKSGYWRRKGRVRDVVGRGGKVVLGRRSSFVFYLGNSPNDAVRTDWVLYQYAQVDHVKAAFVVCRIFVRSGSGNRISDHGLSSCAEESACTVRHIGIQHDGFHTPNISENEKHGDTSVPRKNEMSKYPLRLDRDLDDRVMTGPVSISRIQPNEQVPASVLGGSNPILLDNLAAKQLLSIMEGDFIELDDLID from the exons ATGGGAGATCCTAAAGCGACGTCGTTGCTTTCGCTGGCTCCCGGTTGCCGATTCTACCCCTCGGAGGAGCAGCTCCTCTGCTACTACCTCTCCAGCAAGAACGCCGCCGAGGCGGGGAAATCGGGCGGCTATGATTTGATCAGAGAGCTCGATTTGTACGAACACGATCCCTTCGAGCTGCCGGAGAGCGCTTGCTATTCGTACGGCCACGGAGGGAGGAAGCGGCACTGGTTCTGCTACACGGTTAGGGTTTTGAAGGAGAGGAGGGCGAAGAGCGGGTATTGGCGGAGGAAAGGGAGGGTTAGGGACGTGGTAGGCCGCGGAGGGAAGGTGGTTCTGGGGAGGAGGTCGAGCTTTGTGTTTTATTTGGGGAATTCGCCAAACGACGCCGTAAGGACTGATTGGGTTCTCTATCAGTATGCTCAGGTCGATCATGTTAAG GCTGCTTTTGTCGTGTGCCGTATATTTGTCagatctggtagtggaaataGAATTTCAGATCATGGTTTAAGTTCTTGTGCTGAAGAAAGCGCTTGCACTGTTCGTCACATTGGAATTCAGCATGATGGATTTCATACTCCCAATATCAGTGAAAATGAAAAGCATGGTGACACTTCTGTGCCTAGGAAGAACGAGATGTCAAAATATCCATTGAGGCTGGACCGAGATCTTGATGATCGAGTCATGACAGGGCCTGTTTCTATATCAAGAATTCAGCCTAATGAACAG GTGCCAGCATCTGTGCTCGGTGGTAGTAATCCAATATTGCTTGATAATTTGGCAGCCAAGCAGTTACTTTCCATCATGGAGGGTGATTTTATAGAGTTGGATGATCTCATTGATTGA